The Priestia megaterium NBRC 15308 = ATCC 14581 region GAGGACAGTTAAACGTATTTGAACTCATGAAAGGAATGATTGAGTCGGGAGCATCTGCCGTACACTTTGAAGATCAATTATCCTCTGAGAAAAAGTGTGGTCATCTCGGCGGCAAGGTATTGCTTCCAACTCAAACCGCTGTGAAAAATTTGATTGCTGCTCGTTTAGCTGCTGATGTAATGGGTGTTCCAACACTTCTGATTGCTCGTACCGATGCTGATGCCGCTGATTTAATTACAAGTGATGTTGATCCTGTAGATCGCCAGTTTATTACAGGTGAACGCACTGCTGAAGGTTTTTATCGCACGAGAGCCGGAATCGATCAAGCTATTGCTCGTGGCTTAGCATATGCGCCATATGCGGATCTAGTATGGTGTGAGACGTCTGAACCAAACTTGGAACAAGCACAAAAATTTGCAGATGCTATTCATGAAAAATTCCCAGGTAAAATGCTTGCTTATAACTGTTCACCATCTTTCAACTGGAAGAAAAAGTTAGATAAGAAAACGATTGAAAAATTCCAAAGAGAAATTGCAACAATGGGCTACAAGTTCCAATTTGTTACGCTTGCTGGCTTCCACGCTTTAAACCACAGCATGTTTGAGCTGGCACGAGGATATAAAACAAGAGGAATGGCAGCTTATTCAGAGTTACAAGAAAGAGAGTTTGCTAGTGAAGTAAATGGATATACAGCTACAAGACATCAGCGTGAAGTAGGAACGGGCTATTTTGATGAAGTGGCACAAGTAGTTTCTGGTGGGACTTCTTCTACAACAGCTTTAAAAGGTTCCACAGAAGAAGAGCAGTTTCAGACGCATAAATAACAAAAAAACCTATGAGTGGAATGGTCGGTTACGTCCACTCATAGGAAAGATTCTACTAAAAAAGATTCTTACAGGTGTAAGAATCTTTTTTTATGTAGTAAACACGATTTAACAGACAGCTGTTCTTCCTGAGAAGAAAGGATCTGCCTGTTAAACGTACATATAAATCATTAACATGAATTAAGTTCTTAAAATATTAAGTAGATGTTTGAAGCAGGGATTGGTACTGTGCTGATAGCTCATAGAAAGCAATTTCATCACGTTGATCTAATGCCGTGTTAATGTTTGTTTCTAACAGTTCTTTTTGACGCTTAAAAAGCGATTCATCAATTACCATTTCGATATAAACATCCAACATACTCACAGTATCAATTATTTTTTTCTTGCGAGCGAGGGACTTCATCATTTCCGTGTACGATTTTTCATTGTTCATACCTCATCACCTCTGCACCCTTTTTATTATTATATAGATTAAAAGAAGAAAAAACAACTAATTTTCTAAATTTTTAGATTTTTATTTTTAGAAATGATAAAGTAAGAGGGAAACGCTACTTTCGTTTTTATCGATTGACTATTTGGTTTAAAAATGAGTGCTTGGGGGCGAAGAAATTGAATCATTTAAAAAAGCGTACGGTAACGATAGAGGATTTGTATGAATTGAAGTCTGTTTATAATCCTCAGATTTCTCCAGATGGAAAAAGTGTAGTTTATACGGTTCGAGAAACGAAGAAAATAGAGAACGCGTATGAAACGCAGCTGTTTATGCTAGATATTGAAACGAAAGAAACTAAGCAATTAACGTACTACAAAGGA contains the following coding sequences:
- a CDS encoding IDEAL domain-containing protein: MNNEKSYTEMMKSLARKKKIIDTVSMLDVYIEMVIDESLFKRQKELLETNINTALDQRDEIAFYELSAQYQSLLQTST
- the aceA gene encoding isocitrate lyase, producing MKDIRVKNLEENWKSDERWKGIERPYSAEKVIGLRGSIDIEHTLARRGAEKFWNLLKTEPYVHALGALTGNQAVQQVKAGLKAIYLSGWQVAADANLSGNMYPDQSLYPANSVPHVVKRINQALQRADQIQHLEGEGDIDYFAPIVADAEAGFGGQLNVFELMKGMIESGASAVHFEDQLSSEKKCGHLGGKVLLPTQTAVKNLIAARLAADVMGVPTLLIARTDADAADLITSDVDPVDRQFITGERTAEGFYRTRAGIDQAIARGLAYAPYADLVWCETSEPNLEQAQKFADAIHEKFPGKMLAYNCSPSFNWKKKLDKKTIEKFQREIATMGYKFQFVTLAGFHALNHSMFELARGYKTRGMAAYSELQEREFASEVNGYTATRHQREVGTGYFDEVAQVVSGGTSSTTALKGSTEEEQFQTHK